A DNA window from Bradyrhizobium sp. CCBAU 53421 contains the following coding sequences:
- a CDS encoding branched-chain amino acid ABC transporter permease, with protein MLALQILIDGFAISALYALGATGFTLIFGVSGVLNLSHGAIMVAAAVAAWAAASVLHLDIYAGALFGVGVALIMAFATYFAVVKPIQNSTRIPNEEKEIFVLTGTLLWGIMIQELIAYFFTNNAKTVLPIVEGVVDIFGNRTPRNNIFTALVCCLVIGLLWLLVNRTRTGKAVLAASMNPRGVTLLGLELTQIYIVVWGIYGILAGIAGVLLGMFLGVSSYSVGPLTASAFSIVVLGGLGSVSGSLIAAFVVGYLETITAYMISPAYRTIPALLLLVFVMYIRPQGLLGRR; from the coding sequence ATGCTTGCCTTACAAATCCTGATCGATGGCTTTGCCATCAGTGCGCTCTATGCGCTCGGCGCCACCGGCTTCACCCTGATCTTCGGTGTCTCCGGCGTCCTCAACCTCTCCCACGGTGCCATCATGGTGGCCGCAGCGGTCGCGGCCTGGGCCGCGGCCAGCGTGTTGCACCTCGACATCTACGCCGGTGCGCTGTTCGGTGTCGGCGTCGCGCTGATCATGGCGTTCGCGACCTATTTCGCGGTGGTGAAGCCGATCCAGAATTCGACGCGGATCCCCAATGAGGAGAAGGAAATCTTCGTCCTCACCGGCACCCTGCTGTGGGGCATCATGATCCAGGAACTGATCGCCTATTTCTTCACCAACAACGCCAAGACGGTGCTGCCGATCGTCGAGGGCGTCGTCGATATCTTCGGCAACCGCACGCCGCGCAACAACATCTTCACGGCGCTGGTGTGCTGCCTCGTGATCGGCCTGCTGTGGCTCCTGGTGAACCGGACGCGGACCGGCAAGGCGGTGCTGGCGGCCTCGATGAACCCGCGCGGCGTCACCTTGCTCGGGCTCGAACTCACCCAGATCTACATCGTGGTGTGGGGGATCTACGGCATCCTCGCCGGCATCGCGGGCGTGCTGCTCGGCATGTTCCTCGGCGTCAGCTCCTATAGCGTCGGGCCGCTGACCGCGAGTGCGTTCTCCATCGTGGTGCTCGGCGGCCTCGGCAGCGTCTCCGGCTCGCTGATCGCGGCCTTCGTCGTCGGCTATCTCGAGACCATCACGGCCTACATGATCTCGCCGGCCTACCGCACCATCCCGGCGCTGCTGCTGCTGGTGTTCGTGATGTATATCCGGCCCCAGGGCCTCTTGGGGAGGCGCTGA
- a CDS encoding ABC transporter substrate-binding protein, with product MQKLAGAAVLGLLAAAPSGAQAADTLKIGVIAEAQAIAGASIPQAAQLAADEINAKGGIDGRKIEIVSYDNHSSSADSVRAFQRAVNEDKVNVVISSYISEVVLALEPWASRLKTPFVTPGAASNEISKSVHADYEKNKYTFHGYLTSAALALSVCDAAKELLVDQKHMKTAVIMSEDAAWTKPLDVGYEECLPKIGLKVVDHIRFSPDTTDFTPIFNKVEAAKPDVIITGISHVGVQPTVQWKNQQVPIPMFGISSQATNETFGKDTNDAAEGVLYQGVSGPNVAVTPKSVPFAEGFKKRYGNYPSYAGYTAYDEVYYIADAVKRAGSVDADKMVDALEKTDWEGTIGRVQFYGKDDPFTHSIKYGKGLITGLMLQWQGGKQVAVWPKEVAKSDLKFPSFIKLTTN from the coding sequence GGCGTGATCGCCGAAGCGCAGGCGATCGCCGGCGCCTCGATCCCGCAGGCTGCGCAACTGGCCGCCGACGAGATCAACGCCAAGGGCGGCATCGACGGCCGCAAGATCGAGATCGTCTCCTACGACAATCATTCCTCCTCGGCGGATTCGGTGCGCGCCTTCCAGCGCGCGGTCAACGAAGACAAGGTCAACGTCGTCATCTCGAGCTACATCAGCGAGGTGGTGCTGGCGCTCGAGCCCTGGGCTTCGCGCCTGAAGACGCCGTTCGTCACGCCCGGCGCTGCCTCCAACGAGATCAGCAAGAGCGTTCACGCTGATTACGAGAAGAACAAGTACACCTTCCACGGCTACCTGACCTCGGCGGCGCTCGCGCTGTCGGTCTGCGATGCCGCCAAGGAGCTGCTGGTCGATCAGAAGCACATGAAGACCGCGGTCATCATGAGCGAGGACGCGGCCTGGACCAAGCCGCTCGACGTCGGCTATGAGGAGTGCCTGCCGAAGATCGGGCTCAAGGTCGTCGACCATATCCGCTTCTCGCCCGACACCACCGACTTCACGCCGATCTTCAACAAGGTGGAGGCCGCCAAGCCCGACGTGATCATCACCGGCATCTCGCATGTCGGCGTGCAGCCGACGGTGCAGTGGAAGAACCAGCAGGTGCCGATCCCGATGTTCGGCATCTCCTCGCAGGCGACCAACGAGACCTTCGGCAAGGACACCAACGATGCGGCGGAAGGCGTGCTGTATCAGGGCGTGTCGGGGCCGAACGTCGCGGTGACGCCGAAGTCGGTGCCGTTCGCGGAAGGCTTCAAGAAGCGCTACGGCAATTATCCGTCCTATGCGGGCTACACCGCCTATGACGAGGTTTACTACATCGCCGATGCGGTGAAGCGCGCCGGCTCGGTCGACGCCGACAAGATGGTCGATGCGCTGGAGAAGACCGATTGGGAAGGCACCATCGGGCGCGTCCAGTTCTACGGCAAGGACGATCCGTTCACCCATTCGATCAAGTACGGCAAGGGCCTGATCACCGGACTGATGCTGCAGTGGCAGGGCGGCAAGCAGGTCGCGGTGTGGCCGAAGGAGGTCGCCAAGAGCGACCTCAAGTTCCCGAGCTTCATCAAGCTCACCACGAACTGA